From Leopardus geoffroyi isolate Oge1 chromosome B4, O.geoffroyi_Oge1_pat1.0, whole genome shotgun sequence, a single genomic window includes:
- the CCDC65 gene encoding dynein regulatory complex subunit 2 isoform X2, protein MELEALTKEFETERKTIIDQHEKEIRYLQDVFMAMEQNYIDSEYESKLEFQSMWDDLKNKNLEEKHFLRLHLENTVEDLWKRFQDALKNYTDATEDQKIAFETLKVKDERSSKEIEAQMKKIQKLQDSIIILRGKITVHSHENEDRNQYIRKDKELVLAQLRKLKAQRSHAREISQENLVKLTLESNATLKALRKIVDKGEKILKLAEICRKFETEEEKVLPFYSSVLTPKEQAEIEEIYREELTEELSKVIVNYTGMENFWKRYNKVKLEQLSLQQRRAQLLEINGKLREMLKQYLDGISVSDEVLSQLNPLFIVNHRSNLPQPLSTPTTQPGDKQPPTTYNIIEAAHVISHIL, encoded by the exons ATGGAGCTGGAGGCCCTAACCAAAGAGTTTGAGACAGAAAG GAAGACAATTATTGACCAGCATGAAAAAGAGATTCGTTACCTACAAGATGTCTTCATGGCCATGGAGCAGAACTATATAGATTCTGAGTATGAAAGTAAGCTGGAGTTCCAGAGCATGTGGGATGATCTCAAAAACAAG AATTTAGAAGAGAAGCATTTTCTAAGACTGCACCTGGAGAATACAGTAGAAGATCTGTGGAAAAGGTTCCAGGATGCACTCAAGAATTATACTGATGCCACAGAGGATCAAAAGATTGCCTTTGAGACTCTGAAAGTGAAAGATGAAAGAAGCTCCAAAGAGATTGAagcacagatgaaaaaaatacagaaattacaG GActccataattattttaagaggCAAGATCACGGTGCACAGCCATGAGAATGAAGACCGGAACCAGTACATTCGTAAGGACAAGGAGCTGGTCCTTGCACAACTGCGAAAACTTAAGGCCCAAAGGAGTCACGCCCGGGAAATATCACAGGAAAACTTGGTCAAACTTACTTTGGAAAGTAATGCCACCCTCAAGGCCCTGAGAAAGATTGTTGATAAG GGTGAAAAGATCCTGAAACTTGCTGAAATATGTAGGAAATttgaaacagaggaagaaaaagtgcTACCTTTCTATTCATCAGTATTGACTCCCAAGGAGCAGGCGGAGATAGAAGAAATTTACCGAGAGGAGCTTACTGAGGAGCTCTCAAAG GTGATCGTGAACTATACAGGGATGGAGAATTTCTGGAAAAGGTACAACAAAGTGAAACTGGAACAACTGAGCCTCCAGCAGAGACGCGCCCAGTTGTTAGAAATCAACGGCAAGTTGCGAGAGATGTTGAAGCAGTACTTGGATGGCATCTCGGTGAGTGATGAAGTGCTGAGCCAGCTCAACCCACTCTTTATCGTCAACCATCGAAGCAACTTACCCCAGCCGTTGTCCACACCGACCACCCAGCCAGGTGACAAGCAACCTCCAACCACTTACAACATCATTGAGGCAGCCCACGTGATCTCCCATATCCTGTGA
- the FKBP11 gene encoding peptidyl-prolyl cis-trans isomerase FKBP11 — protein sequence MTLRPSLLPLRLLLLLLSGAVCWAEAGFETESPVRTLQVETLVEPPEPCAEPAAFGDTLHIHYTGSLVDGRIIDTSLTRDPLVIELGQKQVIPGLEQSLLDMCVGEKRRAIIPSHLAYGKRGFPPSIPADAVLQFDVELIALIRANYWQKLVKGILPLVGMAMVPALLGLIGYHLYKKATRPKVSKKKLKEEKRNKSKKK from the exons ATGACCCTGCGCCCCTCACTACTCCCGCTCcgtctgctgctgctgctgctcagtGGGGCGGTGTGCTGGGCTGAGGCTGGGTTCGAAACCGAAAGTCCCGTCCGGACCCTCCAAGTGGAGACCCTG GTGGAGCCCCCTGAGCCTTGCGCGGAGCCCGCTGCCTTTGGAGACACGCTGCACATACACTACACG GGCAGCTTGGTAGATGGACGCATTATTGACACTTCCCTGACCAGAGATCCTCTGGTTATAGAACTTGGCCAAAAGCAGGTGATCCCAG GTCTGGAGCAGAGCCTTCTAGACATGTGTGTGGG AGAGAAGCGAAGGGCAATCATTCCTTCTCACTTGGCCTATGGAAAAAGGGGATTTCCACCGTCCATCCCAG cgGATGCAGTGCTGCAGTTTGATGTGGAGCTGATTGCACTGATCCGAGCCAACTACTGGCAAAAGCTGGTGAAGGGCATTTTGCCTCTGGTAGGCATGGCCATGGTGCCAGCCCTCCTGGGCCTCATTGGGTATCATCTATACAAAAAGGCCACCAGACCTAAAGTCTCCAAAAAGAAGCTCAAGGAAGAGAAACGAAAcaagagcaaaaagaaataa
- the ARF3 gene encoding ADP-ribosylation factor 3 — protein sequence MGNIFGNLLKSLIGKKEMRILMVGLDAAGKTTILYKLKLGEIVTTIPTIGFNVETVEYKNISFTVWDVGGQDKIRPLWRHYFQNTQGLIFVVDSNDRERVNEAREELMRMLAEDELRDAVLLVFANKQDLPNAMNAAEITDKLGLHSLRHRNWYIQATCATSGDGLYEGLDWLANQLKNKK from the exons ATGGGTAATATCTTTGGAAACCTTCTCAAGAGCCTGATTGGGAAGAAGGAGATGCGTATCCTGATGGTGGGCCTGGATGCCGCAGGAAAGACCACCATCCTGTATAAGCTGAAACTGGGGGAGATCGTCACTACCATCCCCACCATCG GGTTCAATGTGGAAACAGTGGAGTACAAGAATATCAGCTTCACAGTTTGGGATGTGGGTGGCCAGGACAAGATTCGGCCTCTCTGGAGACACTACTTCCAGAACACCCAAG GGTTGATATTTGTGGTCGACAGCAATGATCGGGAGCGAGTAAATGAGGCCCGGGAGGAACTGATGAGGATGCTGGCAGAGGATGAACTCCGGGATGCAGTGCTCCTTGTCTTTGCAAATAAACAG GATTTGCCTAATGCTATGAACGCTGCCGAGATCACAGACAAGTTGGGCCTGCATTCCCTGCGTCACCGCAACTGGTACATTCAGGCCACCTGTGCCACCAGCGGGGACGGGCTGTACGAAGGCCTGGACTGGCTGGCCAATCAGCTCAAAAACAAGAAGTGA
- the WNT10B gene encoding protein Wnt-10b: MPEEPRPRPPPSGFAGLLFLALCSRALSNEILGLKLPGEPPLTANTVCLTLSGLSKRQLGLCLRSPDVTASALQGLHIAVHECQHQLRDQRWNCSALEGGGRLPHHSAILKRGFRESAFSFSMLAAGVMHAVATACSLGKLVSCGCGWKGSGEQDRLRAKLLQLQALSRGKSFPHSLPSPGPGSGPSPGPQDTWEWGGCNHDMDFGEKFSRDFLDSREAPRDIQARMRIHNNRVGRQVVTENLKRKCKCHGTSGSCQFKTCWRAAPEFRAVGAALRERLGRAIFIDTHNRNSGAFQPRLRPRRLSGELVYFEKSPDFCERDPAVGSPGTRGRACNKTSRLLDGCGSLCCGRGHNLLRQTRVERCHCRFHWCCYVLCDECKVTEWVNVCK, from the exons ATGCCGGAGGAGCCCCGGCCGCGGCCTCCGCCCTCGGGCTTTGCGGGTCTCCTGTTCCTGGCGTTGTGCAGTCG GGCCCTCAGCAATGAGATTCTGGGCCTGAAGCTGCCCGGCGAGCCGCCGCTGACCGCCAACACCGTATGCTTGACACTGTCGGGCCTGAGCAAACGGCAGCTAGGCCTGTGCCTGCGCAGCCCCGACGTGACCGCATCCGCGCTTCAGGGCCTGCATATCGCGGTCCACGAGTGTCAGCACCAGCTGCGCGACCAGCGCTGGAACTGCTCGGCGCTGGAGGGCGGCGGCCGCCTGCCGCACCACAGCGCCATCCTCAAGCGCG GTTTCCGGGAGAgtgctttttccttctccatgctGGCTGCAGGGGTCATGCACGCGGTAGCCACGGCCTGCAGCCTGGGCAAGCTGGTGAGCTGCGGCTGCGGCTGGAAGGGCAGTGGTGAGCAGGATCGGCTGAGGGCCAAACTACTGCAGCTGCAGGCACTGTCCCGGGGCAAGAGtttccctcactccctgcccagTCCTGGCCCCGGCTcaggccccagccctggcccccaggACACATGGGAATGGGGTGGCTGTAACCATGACATGGACTTTGGAGAGAAGTTCTCTCGGGATTTCTTGGATTCCAGGGAAGCTCCCCGGGACATCCAGGCAAGAATGCGAATCCACAACAACAGGGTGGGGCGACAG GTGGTGACTGAAAACCTGAAGCGGAAATGCAAGTGCCATGGCACGTCGGGCAGTTGCCAGTTCAAGACCTGCTGGAGGGCGGCCCCAGAGTTCCGGGCAGTGGGGGCAGCGTTGAGGGAGCGGCTGGGTCGGGCCATCTTCATCGATACCCACAACCGCAACTCCGGAGCCTTCCAGCCCCGCCTGCGTCCCCGTCGCCTCTCAGGAGAGCTGGTCTACTTTGAGAAGTCGCCTGACTTCTGTGAGCGAGACCCTGCCGTGGGCTCCCCGGGCACTAGGGGCCGGGCCTGCAATAAGACCAGCCGCCTGCTGGATGGCTGTGGCAGCCTGTGCTGTGGCCGTGGGCACAACCTGCTCCGGCAGACACGAGTCGAGCGCTGTCATTGCCGCTTCCACTGGTGCTGCTACGTGCTGTGTGATGAGTGCAAGGTCACCGAATGGGTCAACGTGTGTAAGTGA